A genomic region of Jeotgalibacillus haloalkalitolerans contains the following coding sequences:
- a CDS encoding DUF1128 domain-containing protein produces the protein MDLTVQSTENAEYMVEKIKDRLRIVNAGALKVSAFDEEQYEELHSLYTMVMKRDSFSPSEMQAIAEELGSLRKA, from the coding sequence TTGGATTTAACAGTACAGAGCACTGAGAATGCTGAATATATGGTTGAAAAGATTAAAGACCGTTTGCGTATTGTAAACGCAGGAGCGCTGAAGGTATCTGCTTTTGATGAAGAGCAGTATGAAGAACTTCACTCTCTCTATACAATGGTGATGAAAAGAGACTCATTCAGTCCAAGTGAAATGCAGGCAATTGCTGAAGAGCTCGGCAGTCTGCGTAAAGCTTAG
- a CDS encoding methyl-accepting chemotaxis protein, with product MKKLKWKLLSGFFVLIVFIGGLAAFNIYSITNINQETQNLLEEELVLLSIDQEMRFNVSQQIALTRGYLLYGEPDYREKFDELSVQNDEFAETLQNYDVSKEMKSVLTITRVWQEGVNERVFSMYDNGREEESRVLFRSNYEPTARGIMDSLEQISTAREAEVDEAGGTIINNGEQTILTVLTISGVVIILAILISMIIAGHITKPIAMVTKRMKAISCGSLPSEALKTKSKDEVGQLVHAVNEMNEQLRELVGGVAGISASVLEKGNQLSESAEEVKEGSRQIAVTMNELADGAGAQAESSSSLSEKMNGFITVIKSSADQGTSAQEKADHMLLLSRDGNVKMNKTIQTVNQINTSFKQAMERVNGLDHQAQNISKLVQVIQEIADQTNLLSLNAAIEAARAGEHGKGFAVVADEVRKLAVQVSASIADITGIIGSIQKESKETVAVLQEGYGMVSEGVSQMEVTSNSFTDIDVQINAVSEQMKVIAASLYEIVNASEEMHQEIEQIASVSEESAAGIEQTSASAEESSSTMENVYESSRGLINDARDLRDRIGMFRVEAAGEAHETAAEAEKMLIDSEEVQDEAEEKAS from the coding sequence ATGAAGAAATTAAAATGGAAGCTGTTATCGGGGTTTTTTGTATTAATTGTTTTTATTGGGGGATTGGCAGCTTTTAATATCTATTCAATTACAAACATTAATCAGGAGACACAAAATCTTCTTGAAGAAGAGCTTGTCCTGTTATCAATCGATCAGGAAATGAGATTTAACGTGTCTCAGCAGATTGCTTTAACACGTGGATATCTCTTATATGGGGAACCTGATTACAGAGAAAAGTTTGATGAATTATCAGTTCAGAATGATGAATTTGCAGAGACGCTGCAGAATTATGATGTAAGTAAAGAAATGAAATCAGTTCTTACGATTACAAGAGTCTGGCAGGAAGGCGTAAATGAGAGAGTCTTTTCTATGTATGATAATGGCAGGGAAGAGGAGTCGAGAGTATTATTCAGATCGAACTATGAACCGACTGCAAGAGGCATCATGGACAGCCTTGAACAAATTTCCACTGCCAGAGAGGCTGAAGTGGATGAAGCAGGCGGGACAATCATCAATAATGGTGAACAGACGATTCTGACTGTACTGACGATCAGTGGCGTTGTCATCATCCTTGCGATTTTAATCAGTATGATTATAGCAGGTCACATTACAAAACCAATTGCGATGGTAACGAAAAGAATGAAAGCGATTTCCTGTGGCAGTCTGCCATCTGAGGCTTTAAAGACAAAAAGTAAAGATGAGGTTGGACAGCTTGTTCATGCAGTAAATGAAATGAATGAACAGCTGAGAGAGCTGGTAGGAGGCGTAGCCGGTATTTCTGCTTCAGTACTGGAGAAGGGAAATCAGTTGTCAGAAAGTGCTGAAGAAGTAAAGGAAGGTAGCCGTCAGATCGCAGTAACGATGAATGAGCTTGCCGATGGAGCAGGTGCCCAGGCAGAATCCTCATCTTCTTTAAGTGAAAAAATGAATGGATTTATCACCGTGATCAAAAGCTCTGCTGATCAGGGAACATCCGCTCAGGAAAAAGCAGATCATATGCTGCTGCTATCCCGTGATGGCAATGTGAAAATGAATAAAACAATTCAAACTGTCAATCAGATCAATACAAGCTTCAAACAGGCAATGGAACGCGTTAACGGTCTGGATCATCAGGCACAGAATATTTCAAAACTTGTCCAGGTCATTCAGGAGATTGCTGATCAGACAAACCTGCTTTCATTAAACGCAGCGATTGAAGCAGCAAGGGCAGGAGAGCATGGAAAAGGATTTGCAGTTGTTGCAGATGAAGTGAGAAAGCTTGCTGTGCAGGTGTCTGCATCAATCGCTGATATTACCGGCATCATTGGTTCAATTCAGAAAGAATCAAAAGAAACAGTTGCTGTGCTTCAGGAAGGATACGGAATGGTGAGTGAAGGAGTGAGTCAGATGGAAGTAACCTCAAATTCATTCACTGACATCGATGTACAGATCAATGCAGTTTCAGAACAAATGAAAGTCATTGCCGCTTCACTTTACGAAATTGTCAACGCATCCGAAGAGATGCATCAGGAGATCGAACAAATTGCTTCCGTCTCTGAAGAATCTGCTGCGGGAATTGAGCAGACAAGTGCGAGTGCAGAGGAATCGAGCTCAACGATGGAGAATGTATATGAGTCATCCAGAGGGCTTATAAACGATGCCAGAGACCTCAGAGACCGTATTGGCATGTTCAGGGTCGAAGCAGCCGGGGAAGCTCATGAAACAGCAGCAGAGGCTGAAAAAATGCTTATCGATTCAGAAGAGGTTCAGGATGAAGCGGAAGAAAAAGCATCTTAG
- a CDS encoding type 1 glutamine amidotransferase domain-containing protein, translating into MAKIATLLTDQFEDVEYTDPAEAFKKEGHEVDTIEKESGNTVKGKQGDATVTIDKSIDDVSPGDYDALFIPGGFSPDLLRGDDRFVEFAKEFMDSGKPVLTICHGPQLLITAKTLEGRKATGFKSIKVDMEYAGAEYHDEEVVVCGNQLVTSRDPDDIPAFIRESLKLL; encoded by the coding sequence ATGGCAAAGATTGCAACTTTATTAACTGATCAATTTGAAGACGTGGAATATACTGATCCGGCAGAAGCATTTAAAAAAGAAGGACATGAAGTCGATACAATTGAAAAAGAATCGGGAAATACCGTCAAAGGAAAACAGGGAGATGCAACTGTAACGATTGACAAGTCAATTGATGATGTCAGCCCGGGTGACTATGATGCACTCTTTATTCCGGGAGGATTTTCTCCGGATCTGCTGAGAGGTGATGACCGCTTTGTCGAGTTTGCGAAAGAATTTATGGACAGCGGTAAGCCTGTACTGACAATTTGTCACGGTCCTCAGCTGCTCATCACAGCAAAAACGCTTGAAGGCCGAAAAGCGACCGGTTTCAAATCCATTAAGGTTGATATGGAATATGCAGGAGCAGAGTATCACGATGAAGAGGTTGTCGTATGCGGCAATCAGCTTGTCACCAGTCGTGACCCTGATGATATTCCTGCATTTATCAGAGAATCATTGAAACTATTATAA
- a CDS encoding class I SAM-dependent methyltransferase, translated as MIKDLNNMWKARTWMKTNVPFLYSWHAYVGYELDLFEAFKRPVRVEDVADAYNLEEELLEQWVEVGIALKHLKKDDKDRVKIARAWKLPGTKKDSPSSGDLLKEMMELHIPSLLHYPELMKEKKRQHFDNEKHGSTVAKTSTLLEMLAFRLINQNVKKHQVNSIIDIGCGEGGYLLKLAKKHPDLQLTGIEINKEVSESAKKSTEDYEQIEIVQADIHEYQPEQSFDHVMINNLLHYINPEERQSFFNQIEKITEKDGIITIISPLQKAKHGKQFSSAFNSFFMTFDNLYPIPSEQELKEIAEACGFEQQTPFPIIREGGWFFVKWVKKEQV; from the coding sequence ATGATCAAAGATCTGAATAATATGTGGAAAGCCAGAACGTGGATGAAAACGAATGTACCTTTTTTATATAGCTGGCATGCGTATGTGGGATATGAACTTGATCTGTTCGAAGCCTTTAAGAGGCCTGTCAGAGTGGAGGATGTAGCGGATGCTTACAACCTTGAAGAAGAACTGCTGGAACAATGGGTTGAAGTAGGCATTGCGCTGAAGCATCTGAAAAAAGATGATAAAGACCGTGTGAAGATTGCGCGGGCATGGAAGCTGCCCGGAACTAAAAAGGACAGCCCCTCTTCCGGTGATTTACTCAAGGAAATGATGGAACTCCATATCCCTTCACTTCTTCACTACCCGGAACTGATGAAAGAAAAGAAAAGACAGCATTTTGATAATGAAAAGCACGGGTCAACCGTTGCCAAGACGTCTACTTTGCTCGAAATGCTAGCATTCAGATTAATCAATCAGAATGTGAAAAAGCATCAGGTCAACTCGATTATTGATATCGGCTGCGGAGAAGGCGGTTATTTATTAAAGCTTGCGAAAAAACATCCGGATCTTCAGCTTACAGGAATTGAAATCAATAAAGAAGTTTCCGAGTCTGCAAAAAAATCAACAGAAGATTATGAGCAGATAGAGATTGTTCAGGCTGACATTCATGAATATCAGCCTGAACAGTCCTTTGATCATGTGATGATTAACAATCTGCTTCACTATATCAATCCTGAGGAACGTCAGTCGTTTTTTAATCAGATTGAAAAGATAACTGAAAAAGATGGGATCATCACCATTATTTCACCTCTTCAAAAAGCGAAGCATGGAAAACAGTTCTCAAGCGCCTTCAACAGCTTTTTCATGACATTTGACAATCTCTATCCAATCCCGTCAGAGCAGGAATTGAAAGAAATTGCTGAGGCGTGCGGATTTGAACAGCAAACACCTTTTCCGATTATACGGGAGGGCGGCTGGTTTTTCGTTAAATGGGTAAAAAAAGAACAGGTTTAA
- a CDS encoding alanine/glycine:cation symporter family protein — MEGFINAVTVFSEWLWGIPLIAVLLFSGLFMTFKLGFFQFRHPLYIFKQTFGSVTKKPKGKGTVTPFQALTSALSSTIGAANIVGVPAAIMFGGPGAVFWMWVIALVGMSLKFSESALAVHYREKNEKGEFVGGPMYYMTKGLGMKWLGIWFSFALMLELIPSVMVQGNSVANTVNESFGVPVLWTGIAIAVLIGIIVFGGIKRIGQVTQVVVPFMALIYIGGALVILFMNLGALPEFFTLIFSNAFSPAPVIGGFAGAALVDVIRWGFARGLYSNEAGLGTAPMAHAAATTDHPVRQAFWAVSGIVVDTLIICTATAFVVLSSGVWTNEGAMDNSSALTTIAFAEYFGEFGSILVTVSLVFFVFSTILVVIFYGAKQAEFLFGLKASYAIQVVYIIAIVLGAVGAAEMIWNFLDIMLAMILLPNIFAILMLSNKVKELKTEFFTSDKYYLKDIGKNKK, encoded by the coding sequence TTGGAGGGATTTATTAATGCTGTTACAGTCTTTTCTGAATGGCTGTGGGGAATTCCATTAATAGCCGTTTTATTATTTTCCGGACTTTTTATGACTTTTAAACTCGGCTTTTTTCAATTCAGACACCCGCTTTACATATTTAAACAGACATTTGGCAGTGTTACAAAAAAACCAAAAGGGAAGGGGACCGTTACACCGTTCCAGGCACTTACATCAGCGCTTTCTTCAACAATCGGTGCTGCAAATATAGTCGGGGTGCCGGCAGCGATTATGTTCGGTGGACCCGGAGCCGTCTTCTGGATGTGGGTGATCGCACTCGTAGGTATGTCACTGAAGTTCTCTGAAAGTGCACTGGCCGTTCATTACCGCGAAAAAAATGAGAAGGGCGAGTTTGTCGGGGGACCGATGTATTATATGACAAAGGGTCTTGGCATGAAGTGGCTCGGTATCTGGTTTTCTTTTGCGCTGATGCTTGAACTGATTCCAAGTGTGATGGTGCAGGGGAATTCTGTGGCAAATACTGTGAATGAGTCGTTTGGTGTTCCGGTGCTCTGGACAGGTATTGCGATTGCCGTTCTGATTGGAATTATTGTATTCGGCGGTATTAAAAGAATCGGTCAGGTTACACAGGTAGTGGTTCCGTTTATGGCACTGATCTATATTGGAGGCGCACTTGTCATTTTATTTATGAACCTGGGTGCACTGCCTGAATTTTTCACGCTGATCTTTTCGAATGCATTTTCACCTGCTCCTGTGATCGGCGGATTTGCTGGTGCAGCGCTCGTTGATGTAATCCGCTGGGGATTTGCCAGAGGACTTTATTCGAACGAGGCGGGACTTGGAACTGCTCCGATGGCACACGCAGCTGCGACAACTGACCACCCTGTCAGACAGGCATTCTGGGCAGTGTCAGGGATTGTAGTTGATACACTGATTATTTGTACCGCTACAGCATTTGTTGTTTTATCTTCAGGTGTCTGGACGAATGAAGGTGCAATGGATAACAGCAGTGCACTTACAACCATCGCATTTGCTGAATATTTTGGAGAGTTCGGAAGTATTCTTGTAACCGTATCATTAGTGTTTTTCGTATTTTCAACGATTCTCGTAGTCATTTTCTATGGTGCGAAGCAGGCTGAATTCTTATTTGGCCTGAAAGCTTCCTATGCCATACAGGTTGTATATATTATCGCCATAGTTCTTGGTGCAGTCGGGGCAGCAGAGATGATCTGGAATTTCCTTGATATTATGCTTGCCATGATTCTTTTGCCGAATATCTTTGCCATATTGATGCTCAGCAATAAAGTAAAAGAACTGAAGACGGAATTTTTTACGTCTGACAAATATTACTTAAAAGATATTGGAAAGAATAAAAAATAA
- a CDS encoding flagellar motor protein MotB, with protein sequence MKKRKKRKHDEHMDESWLIPYADILTLLLALFIVMFASSNVDQVKFNQMSQVFNEIFAGGENVLDYASLVETDDTEDDIDNAEGADPEELTEEMTEEMTEEEQQMQELLAEQSERETAAAADLEELQEIQEQINEYIAANSLGELFETELTDEGLLLTIRDNVLFASGSADVRAEYQNIAEDVAGLLEFDPPRNVIITGHTDNVPISTAAFSSNWELSVMRAVNFMKLVIENPNLDPRWFSAKGFGEFQPIASNETEEGRAQNRRVEVLILPRVTSNGTMTNSP encoded by the coding sequence ATGAAGAAGCGTAAAAAGAGAAAGCATGATGAGCATATGGATGAGAGCTGGCTGATTCCTTATGCTGATATTCTGACTTTACTGTTGGCCCTTTTTATTGTCATGTTTGCGAGCAGTAACGTGGACCAGGTGAAGTTTAATCAGATGTCTCAGGTTTTCAATGAGATATTTGCGGGAGGCGAAAATGTGCTCGATTACGCAAGCCTGGTGGAAACGGATGATACTGAAGATGACATTGACAATGCTGAAGGAGCAGATCCTGAAGAGCTGACTGAAGAAATGACTGAAGAAATGACTGAAGAAGAGCAGCAGATGCAGGAGCTTTTAGCAGAGCAGTCAGAGCGGGAAACTGCTGCAGCTGCTGACCTTGAGGAACTTCAGGAGATCCAGGAGCAGATTAATGAGTATATCGCTGCAAACAGTCTGGGTGAGCTTTTTGAAACAGAGCTGACTGATGAGGGACTGCTGCTTACGATCAGGGATAATGTGCTTTTTGCTTCCGGTTCAGCAGATGTCAGAGCGGAGTATCAGAATATTGCTGAGGACGTGGCAGGTTTACTCGAATTTGACCCGCCCCGCAATGTCATTATCACGGGACATACTGATAATGTTCCGATCAGCACAGCTGCATTTTCTTCCAACTGGGAGCTGAGCGTGATGCGTGCAGTCAACTTTATGAAGCTCGTCATTGAAAATCCGAACCTGGATCCACGCTGGTTTTCAGCAAAAGGGTTCGGAGAGTTTCAGCCGATCGCTTCAAATGAAACAGAAGAAGGGCGTGCGCAGAACCGCCGTGTGGAAGTATTAATTCTGCCGCGTGTTACAAGTAATGGTACGATGACTAATTCACCTTAA
- the motA gene encoding flagellar motor stator protein MotA, whose product MDRSSLIGVILGLIAVGAGMILKGVPASALLNGPAFLIIIVGTIAAVMIAFPMSELKRVPKLFGILFKETKGTEVRDVIRMFGEWAELARKEGLLALESKTTEIEDSFLRNGLGLAIDGQNADYIRDVLTEEIDAMEDRHLSGAAIFSQAGTYAPTLGVLGAVVGLIAALGHMDDTAALGEAIAAAFIATLLGIFTGYVLWHPFANKLKRKSTKEVMVKSMMIEGILSVLEGEAPRVIEQKLASYLPAKEREQLMAEGGVKTDEEA is encoded by the coding sequence TTGGATCGATCCTCATTGATTGGTGTTATTTTAGGACTGATTGCAGTTGGTGCCGGTATGATTTTAAAAGGTGTTCCGGCCAGCGCTTTATTAAATGGTCCGGCTTTTTTAATTATTATTGTAGGAACCATCGCTGCTGTCATGATTGCGTTTCCTATGTCAGAACTGAAAAGGGTACCAAAATTATTCGGCATTCTTTTTAAAGAAACAAAAGGGACAGAAGTACGCGATGTGATCCGGATGTTTGGAGAATGGGCTGAGCTTGCACGTAAAGAAGGACTGCTCGCACTCGAATCTAAAACGACTGAAATTGAAGATTCTTTCTTAAGAAATGGACTTGGTCTCGCAATTGATGGTCAGAATGCAGACTATATCAGAGATGTATTAACGGAAGAAATTGATGCAATGGAGGACAGGCACCTTTCAGGAGCAGCCATTTTCTCACAGGCAGGTACATACGCACCGACACTTGGCGTACTTGGAGCGGTTGTAGGGCTGATTGCAGCACTTGGCCATATGGATGATACAGCTGCGCTTGGAGAAGCGATTGCAGCCGCATTCATCGCGACACTTCTCGGAATTTTTACCGGATACGTACTGTGGCATCCATTTGCCAATAAGCTTAAGCGTAAGTCAACAAAAGAAGTAATGGTTAAATCGATGATGATTGAAGGGATTTTATCTGTTCTTGAAGGTGAGGCGCCAAGAGTGATTGAACAAAAGCTTGCCTCTTATCTGCCTGCCAAAGAGCGTGAGCAGCTGATGGCTGAAGGCGGTGTTAAAACAGATGAAGAAGCGTAA
- a CDS encoding aminopeptidase, with protein sequence MSHTEMFEKYADLAVKVGVNIQKDQLLYIGASIDNAPFVRLVTKKAYEAGARQVFVDWSDDEVSKMRYEMAPSDSFSEFPEWKKLEREALADKGAAFMNIVSASPDLMKGVDPQRISDFQRAAGQALEKYRQYIQSDKVSWTVIAAPSAGWAKKVFPDADENEAIEKLWDAIFKAVRVDQADPVDAWKKHDETLHEKADYLNNKKYKKLHYTAPGTDLTIELPEGHIWAGAGSVNEKGHTFMANMPTEEVFTVPHKDGVSGYVSNTKPLSYGGNIIDGFKITFENGRITDVQAEEGEDILKKLIETDEGSHRLGEVALVPHQSPISQSNVLFFNTLFDENASNHLAIGSAYAFCVEGGKTASQEELAEKGLNSSITHVDFMIGSDKMDIDGISEDGTSEPVFRNGDWAF encoded by the coding sequence ATGAGTCATACAGAAATGTTCGAAAAATATGCTGACCTGGCTGTAAAAGTCGGCGTCAATATTCAAAAAGATCAGCTGCTATACATAGGTGCATCTATTGATAATGCACCGTTCGTCAGACTTGTTACCAAAAAAGCCTATGAAGCCGGCGCCCGTCAGGTATTCGTTGACTGGTCAGATGATGAAGTGTCAAAAATGCGTTATGAAATGGCGCCATCTGATTCATTCAGTGAATTTCCTGAGTGGAAAAAGCTTGAGCGCGAAGCATTAGCCGATAAAGGTGCTGCGTTTATGAATATTGTCTCAGCAAGTCCGGATCTCATGAAAGGTGTAGATCCTCAGCGCATCTCCGACTTTCAGCGTGCTGCAGGGCAGGCGCTTGAGAAATACCGCCAGTACATTCAGTCAGATAAAGTGAGCTGGACTGTTATTGCTGCGCCATCTGCAGGATGGGCGAAGAAAGTATTCCCTGATGCTGATGAAAATGAAGCAATCGAAAAGCTTTGGGATGCCATTTTTAAAGCTGTGAGAGTTGACCAGGCAGACCCTGTTGACGCATGGAAAAAACATGATGAAACACTGCATGAAAAAGCCGATTACTTAAATAATAAGAAATATAAAAAGCTGCATTACACAGCACCTGGTACTGACCTGACAATTGAACTTCCTGAAGGTCATATCTGGGCTGGCGCGGGAAGCGTAAATGAAAAAGGACATACCTTTATGGCAAACATGCCTACTGAAGAAGTGTTTACCGTCCCTCACAAAGATGGTGTGTCAGGATATGTCTCCAACACAAAACCTTTGAGCTATGGCGGGAACATCATCGACGGCTTCAAAATTACTTTTGAAAATGGCCGTATTACAGATGTTCAAGCTGAAGAAGGAGAAGACATTCTGAAGAAACTGATCGAAACAGATGAAGGCTCTCACCGTCTTGGAGAAGTCGCACTTGTTCCGCATCAGTCACCGATTTCACAGTCGAATGTCCTTTTCTTTAATACATTATTTGATGAAAATGCTTCAAACCACCTGGCAATCGGCAGTGCGTATGCATTTTGTGTGGAAGGCGGAAAGACAGCTTCCCAGGAGGAGCTTGCTGAAAAAGGATTAAACTCAAGTATTACACACGTTGATTTTATGATCGGCTCAGACAAAATGGATATTGATGGTATTTCAGAAGATGGCACTTCAGAACCTGTGTTCAGAAATGGAGACTGGGCGTTTTAA